The following are from one region of the Camelus dromedarius isolate mCamDro1 chromosome 16, mCamDro1.pat, whole genome shotgun sequence genome:
- the SRR gene encoding serine racemase codes for MKSTCGKQQRTMCTQYCISFADVEKAHINIRDFIHLTPVLTSSILNQVTGRNLFFKCELFQKTGSFKIRGALNAVRCLASATSEEKPKAVVTHSSGNHGQALSYAAKLEGIPAYIVVPETAPNCKKLAIQAYGASIVYSEPSDESRENVTKRIMEETEGIMVHPNQEPAVIAGQGTIAMEVLNQVPLVDAVVVPVGGGGMVAGIAITVKALRPNVKVYAAEPLNADDCYQSKLKRELTPNPYPPETIADGVKSSIGSNTWPIIKDLVDDVFTVTEDEIKYATQLVWERMKLLIEPTAGVGVAAVLSQRFQTVSPEVKNICIVLSGGNVDLTSLTWVKQADRPVPYQFVSV; via the exons atgaagtcaacATGCGGAAAGCAGCAGAG AACCATGTGTACCCAGTACTGCATCTCCTTTGCTGATGTTGAAAAAGCTCATATCAACATTCGAGATTTTATCCACCTCACACCAGTGCTAACAAGCTCCATTTTGAATCAAGTAACAGGGCGCAATCTTTTCTTCAAATGTgaactcttccagaaaactggATCTTTTAAG ATTCGTGGTGCCCTTAATGCAGTCAGATGCTTGGCTTCTGCCACTTCAGAAGAGAAGCCTAAAGCTGTTGTTACTCACAGCAGTGGAAACCATGGCCAGGCTCTCTCCTATGCTGCAAAATTGGAAG GGATTCCTGCTTATATTGTAGTGCCTGAAACAGCTCCCAACTGTAAAAAATTGGCAATACAAGCCTATGGAGCCTCTATAGTGTACAGTGAGCCGAGTGATGAG TCCagagaaaatgttacaaaaagaattatggaagaaacagaaggaatCATGGTACATCCTAACCAGGAGCCTGCAGTGATAGCTGGGCAAGGGACAATTGCCATGGAAGTGCTGAACCAG GTTCCCTTGGTAGATGCAGTGGTGGTACCTGTCGGAGGAGGAGGAATGGTTGCTGGAATAGCAATTACAGTGAAG GCTCTAAGACCTAATGTGAAGGTATATGCTGCTGAACCCTTGAATGCAGATGACTGCTACCAGTCCAAACTGAAAAGGGAGTTGACCCCCAATCCCTATCCTCCAGAAACCATAGCAGATGGTGTCAAATCGAGCATTGGCTCAAACACCTGGCCTATTATAAAGGACCTCGTGGATGACGTCTTCACCGTTACGGAGGATGAAATTAAG TATGCAACCCAGCTGGTGTGGGAGAGGATGAAATTGCTTATTGAACCTACAGCTGGTGTTGGAGTGGCTGCTGTGCTGTCTCAGCGTTTTCAAACAGTTTCCCCAGAAGTAAAGAATATTTGTATTGTGCTCAGTGGTGGAAACGTAGATTTAACCTCCCTAACTTGGGTGAAGCAGGCTGACAGGCCAGTTCCTTATCaatttgtttctgtttaa
- the TSR1 gene encoding pre-rRNA-processing protein TSR1 homolog isoform X2, translating to MAKVADTILFLLDPLEGWDSTGDYCLSCLFAQGLPTYTLAVQGVSGLPPKKQIDARKKLSKAVEKRFPDDKLLLLDTQQEAAMLLRQLANQKQRHLAFRDRRAYLFAHTADFLPSEENNLVGTLKISGYVRGQALNVNSLLHIIGHGDFQMKQIDAPVDPFPLNPRVIKSQKDPGMAMEICATDAVADMEEDLKVLMKADPDRQESLQTEVIPDPMEGEQTWPTEEELSEAHDLLKESSKVVKKVPKGTSSYQAEWILDEDGESGGEGNEYDDVEHEDFMEEESQDEGSEKEEEEECETMTTGESVCDDLYDEKVDEEAEEKMLEKYKQERLEEMFPDEVDTPRDVAARIRFQKYRGLKSFRTSPWDPKENLPQDYARIFQFQNFINTRRRIFKEIEEKEVEGAEVGWYVSLHVSEVPVSVVEHFKRGAPLIAFCLLPHEQKMSVLNMVVSRHPGNTEPVKAKEELIFHCGFRRFRASPLLSQHTAADKHKFQRFLTADMALVVTVYAPITFPPASVLLFKQNSNGMHSLIATGHLLSVDPDRMVIKRVVLSGHPFKIFTKMAVVRYMFFNREDVLWFKPVELRTKWGRRGHIKEPLGTHGHMKCTFDGKLKSQDTVLMNLYKRVFPKWTYDPYVPEPVPWVKDEISSTVPEVDME from the exons ATGGCTAAAGTGGCTGATACTATCCTGTTCCTCCTTGATCCACTAGAAGGCTGGGATAGCACTGGAGATTACTGCCTTTCCTGCCTCTTTGCTCAGGGCCTTCCCACCTATA CATTAGCTGTCCAGGGGGTTTCCGGGCTCCCACCGAAGAAGCAAATAGATGCCAGAAAGAAGCTAAGTAAAGCAGTGGAGAAACGCTTTCCTGATGACAAACTCCTCCTATTAGACACTCAACAAGAGGCAGCGATGCTGCTCAGGCAGTTGGCTAACCAGAAACAAAGGCATCTTGCCTTTCGAGATCGGCGGGCCTACCTGTTTGCTCACACTGCTGACTTTTTGCCTAGTGAAGAGAATAACTTGGTGGGCACCTTGAAAATCTCAGGCTATGTTCGTGGGCAGGCTCTGAATGTAAATAGTTTGCTGCATATCATTGGACATGGTGATTTCCAGATGAAACAGATAGATGCCCCTGTGGACCCTTTCCCTTTAAATCCTAGAGTGATCAAATCCCAAAAGGACCCAGGCATGGCAATGGAG ATTTGTGCTACAGATGCTGTAGCTGATATGGAGGAAGACCTTAAGGTCCTAATGAAGGCAGACCCTGATAGACAAGAATCTTTGCAAACAGAGGTTATCCCAGATCCAATGGAGGGGGAGCAGACCTGGCCCACGGAGGAGGAGCTGAGTGAGGCACATG ACTTATTGAAGGAAAGTTCCAAGGTGGTAAAGAAGGTTCCCAAAGGAACATCTAGTTATCAAGCTGAATGGATTTTGGATGAGGATGGTGAAAGTGGTGGGGAAGGCAATGAATATGATGATGTAGAACATGAGGATTTTATGGAAGAGGAATCTCAG GATGAGGGtagtgaaaaggaagaagaggaggaatgTGAAACTATGACTACAGGAGAGTCTGTGTGTGATGATCTGTATGATGAGAAAGTGGATGAAGAGGCTGAAGAAAAAATGTTGgagaaatataaacaagaaagaCTGGAAGAGATGTTTCCAGATGAAGTAGATACCCCCCGTGATGTGGCTGCTAGAATTCG ATTTCAGAAATACAGAGGCCTCAAGAGCTTCCGGACATCTCCATGGGATCCTAAGGAAAACCTTCCTCAAGATTATGCTCGGATCTTTCAGTTCCAGAACTTTATTAATACTAGGAGACGCATCTTTAAAGAGattgaagaaaaagaagttgAAGGAGCTGAG GTTGGCTGGTATGTCTCACTTCACGTGTCTGAAGTCCCTGTCTCAGTTGTTGAGCACTTCAAGCGAGGAGCACCCTTGATTGCATTTTGTTTACTACCTCATGAACAGAAG ATGTCAGTACTGAATATGGTGGTGAGCCGGCACCCCGGCAACACTGAACCTGTGAAAGCCAAAGAGGAGCTGATATTCCACTGTGGATTCAGGCGCTTCCGAGCGTCACCTTTACTCTCTCAGCACACTGCAG CGGATAAACATAAATTTCAGAGATTCCTTACTGCTGACATGGCCCTTGTGGTGACAGTCTATGCCCCAATCACTTTTCCTCCTGCATCTGTGCTGCTTTTCAAACAGAACAGCAATG GAATGCACAGCCTCATTGCCACAGGCCATCTATTGTCAGTGGACCCAGACAGAATGGTTATCAAGAGAGTTGTTCTGAGTGGCCATCCTTTCAAAATTTTTACTAAGATGGCAGTAGTGCGTTACATGTTCTTCAACAGAG AGGATGTGCTGTGGTTTAAACCGGTGGAATTGAGAACAAAGTGGGGCCGCAGGGGACACATAAAGGAGCCTTTAG GTACTCATGGCCACATGAAGTGCACTTTTGATGGAAAGTTAAAATCTCAGGACACAGTACTGATGAACCTCTATAAACGAGTTTTCCCCAAATGGACTTATGATCCATATGTACCAGAACCGGTACCTTGGGTGAAAGATGAGATTTCTTCAACAGTGCCTGAAGTAGACATGGAATAA
- the TSR1 gene encoding pre-rRNA-processing protein TSR1 homolog isoform X1, with product MAAHRSGPLKQQNKAHKGGRHRGRGSAQRDGKGRLALKTLSKKVRKDLSRVDQRHRASQLRKQKKEAVLAEKRQLGSKDGPPHQVLVVPLHNRISLPEAFRLLQDRDTGTVHLNEWGSTHSFMLLCPHLKHRWFFTAARPGDLHTVLDMAKVADTILFLLDPLEGWDSTGDYCLSCLFAQGLPTYTLAVQGVSGLPPKKQIDARKKLSKAVEKRFPDDKLLLLDTQQEAAMLLRQLANQKQRHLAFRDRRAYLFAHTADFLPSEENNLVGTLKISGYVRGQALNVNSLLHIIGHGDFQMKQIDAPVDPFPLNPRVIKSQKDPGMAMEICATDAVADMEEDLKVLMKADPDRQESLQTEVIPDPMEGEQTWPTEEELSEAHDLLKESSKVVKKVPKGTSSYQAEWILDEDGESGGEGNEYDDVEHEDFMEEESQDEGSEKEEEEECETMTTGESVCDDLYDEKVDEEAEEKMLEKYKQERLEEMFPDEVDTPRDVAARIRFQKYRGLKSFRTSPWDPKENLPQDYARIFQFQNFINTRRRIFKEIEEKEVEGAEVGWYVSLHVSEVPVSVVEHFKRGAPLIAFCLLPHEQKMSVLNMVVSRHPGNTEPVKAKEELIFHCGFRRFRASPLLSQHTAADKHKFQRFLTADMALVVTVYAPITFPPASVLLFKQNSNGMHSLIATGHLLSVDPDRMVIKRVVLSGHPFKIFTKMAVVRYMFFNREDVLWFKPVELRTKWGRRGHIKEPLGTHGHMKCTFDGKLKSQDTVLMNLYKRVFPKWTYDPYVPEPVPWVKDEISSTVPEVDME from the exons ATGGCGGCCCATCGCTCCGGCCCGCTCAAGCAGCAGAATAAAGCTCATAAAGGCGGGCGGCATCGGGGTCGGGGATCTGCGCAGCGGGATGGCAAGG GCCGTCTAGCACTGAAAACCCTAAgcaagaaggtgagaaaagatcTCAGCAGAGTAGACCAGAGGCATCGCGCCAGCCAGCTCAGAAAGCAGAAGAAGGAGGCG GTTTTGGCAGAGAAGAGACAGCTGGGCAGCAAGGATGGCCCTCCTCACCAGGTACTGGTGGTGCCCCTGCACAACAGGATTTCCCTGCCAGAGGCCTTTCGGCTGCTTCAGGATAGGGACACTGGAACAGTACATTTGAATGAATGGGGAAGCACCCATAGCTTTATGCTGTTATGCCCCCACTTGAAACATCGGTGGTTTTTCACAGCTGCAAGGCCAG GGGATCTGCACACTGTGTTAGACATGGCTAAAGTGGCTGATACTATCCTGTTCCTCCTTGATCCACTAGAAGGCTGGGATAGCACTGGAGATTACTGCCTTTCCTGCCTCTTTGCTCAGGGCCTTCCCACCTATA CATTAGCTGTCCAGGGGGTTTCCGGGCTCCCACCGAAGAAGCAAATAGATGCCAGAAAGAAGCTAAGTAAAGCAGTGGAGAAACGCTTTCCTGATGACAAACTCCTCCTATTAGACACTCAACAAGAGGCAGCGATGCTGCTCAGGCAGTTGGCTAACCAGAAACAAAGGCATCTTGCCTTTCGAGATCGGCGGGCCTACCTGTTTGCTCACACTGCTGACTTTTTGCCTAGTGAAGAGAATAACTTGGTGGGCACCTTGAAAATCTCAGGCTATGTTCGTGGGCAGGCTCTGAATGTAAATAGTTTGCTGCATATCATTGGACATGGTGATTTCCAGATGAAACAGATAGATGCCCCTGTGGACCCTTTCCCTTTAAATCCTAGAGTGATCAAATCCCAAAAGGACCCAGGCATGGCAATGGAG ATTTGTGCTACAGATGCTGTAGCTGATATGGAGGAAGACCTTAAGGTCCTAATGAAGGCAGACCCTGATAGACAAGAATCTTTGCAAACAGAGGTTATCCCAGATCCAATGGAGGGGGAGCAGACCTGGCCCACGGAGGAGGAGCTGAGTGAGGCACATG ACTTATTGAAGGAAAGTTCCAAGGTGGTAAAGAAGGTTCCCAAAGGAACATCTAGTTATCAAGCTGAATGGATTTTGGATGAGGATGGTGAAAGTGGTGGGGAAGGCAATGAATATGATGATGTAGAACATGAGGATTTTATGGAAGAGGAATCTCAG GATGAGGGtagtgaaaaggaagaagaggaggaatgTGAAACTATGACTACAGGAGAGTCTGTGTGTGATGATCTGTATGATGAGAAAGTGGATGAAGAGGCTGAAGAAAAAATGTTGgagaaatataaacaagaaagaCTGGAAGAGATGTTTCCAGATGAAGTAGATACCCCCCGTGATGTGGCTGCTAGAATTCG ATTTCAGAAATACAGAGGCCTCAAGAGCTTCCGGACATCTCCATGGGATCCTAAGGAAAACCTTCCTCAAGATTATGCTCGGATCTTTCAGTTCCAGAACTTTATTAATACTAGGAGACGCATCTTTAAAGAGattgaagaaaaagaagttgAAGGAGCTGAG GTTGGCTGGTATGTCTCACTTCACGTGTCTGAAGTCCCTGTCTCAGTTGTTGAGCACTTCAAGCGAGGAGCACCCTTGATTGCATTTTGTTTACTACCTCATGAACAGAAG ATGTCAGTACTGAATATGGTGGTGAGCCGGCACCCCGGCAACACTGAACCTGTGAAAGCCAAAGAGGAGCTGATATTCCACTGTGGATTCAGGCGCTTCCGAGCGTCACCTTTACTCTCTCAGCACACTGCAG CGGATAAACATAAATTTCAGAGATTCCTTACTGCTGACATGGCCCTTGTGGTGACAGTCTATGCCCCAATCACTTTTCCTCCTGCATCTGTGCTGCTTTTCAAACAGAACAGCAATG GAATGCACAGCCTCATTGCCACAGGCCATCTATTGTCAGTGGACCCAGACAGAATGGTTATCAAGAGAGTTGTTCTGAGTGGCCATCCTTTCAAAATTTTTACTAAGATGGCAGTAGTGCGTTACATGTTCTTCAACAGAG AGGATGTGCTGTGGTTTAAACCGGTGGAATTGAGAACAAAGTGGGGCCGCAGGGGACACATAAAGGAGCCTTTAG GTACTCATGGCCACATGAAGTGCACTTTTGATGGAAAGTTAAAATCTCAGGACACAGTACTGATGAACCTCTATAAACGAGTTTTCCCCAAATGGACTTATGATCCATATGTACCAGAACCGGTACCTTGGGTGAAAGATGAGATTTCTTCAACAGTGCCTGAAGTAGACATGGAATAA